In Desulfovibrio sp. TomC, the following proteins share a genomic window:
- a CDS encoding transposase: protein MERAFGTLKRGYGFFRARYLGRAKVELEFLLNAMAFNLKKAALKAGC, encoded by the coding sequence GTGGAGCGAGCCTTCGGCACTCTCAAGCGCGGCTATGGCTTTTTCCGAGCGAGATACCTCGGGCGGGCCAAGGTCGAGCTGGAGTTTCTCCTCAACGCCATGGCTTTCAACCTGAAAAAAGCCGCTTTAAAG